A genomic stretch from Setaria viridis chromosome 1, Setaria_viridis_v4.0, whole genome shotgun sequence includes:
- the LOC117843065 gene encoding senescence-specific cysteine protease SAG39: MQRPPCTTTTSIHIRPSKQPAMPLSSSPTLALALLALVTLTGVLPLASSSRGHGVAATTNGVPPLEKHELLMLERFHGWMAEHGRSYATAEEKLRRFEIYRRNVEFIEAANRDGRLTYTLGENAFTDLTHEEFLATHTNRAPRPEEEDEEPEEETVITTRAGHVSEGPYLPAVDKVPDRVNWTAEGKVTEVKNQEQCGSCWAFAAVAVIESAYAIAKRVQPPELSEQELIDCDSYDSGCSSGLPWSAMKWVKKHGGIALDSQYPYKERKDACQEKKRLPHDVSVRDFEFVKKSEEALMTAVARRPVAVGFDSHDDCFQHYTHGVYNSMCIKNGELVGPACSGDKLNHDMAIVGYVGKGNDKGKYWIAKNSWGKGWGQQGYVWLKKDVADPEGLCGIVATRPSYPIV, translated from the exons ATGCAGCGTCCACCGTGCACCACAACCACCTCTATCCATATCCGGCCTTCGAAGCAGCCGGCCATGCCGCTCTCCTCATCGCCTACTTTAGCTCTGGCCCTGCTAGCCCTAGTCACTTTGACGGGCGTGCTTCCGCTGGCTTCCTCTTCACGTGGCCATGGCGTCGCGGCGACCACCAATGGAGTGCCGCCGCTGGAGAAGCACGAGCTGCTGATGCTGGAGAGGTTCCATGGGTGGATGGCGGAGCACGGCCGGTCGTATGCGACCGCCGAGGAGAAGCTGCGGCGGTTCGAGATATACAGGCGGAACGTGGAGTTCATCGAGGCCGCGAACCGGGACGGTCGGCTCACCTACACGCTTGGGGAGAACGCGTTCACCGACCTCACCCACGAGGAGTTCCTGGCCACGCACACCAACCGTGCGCcgcggccggaggaggaggacgaggagccggaggaggagacggtGATCACAACTCGCGCTGGGCATGTGAGCGAGGGCCCTTACCTGCCGGCTGTTGACAAAGTGCCGGATCGCGTCAACTGGACAGCGGAAGGCAAGGTCACAGAGGTCAAGAATCAAGAACAGTGCG GGTCTTGCTGGGCTTTCGCTGCTGTGGCAGTGATCGAGAGCGCATACGCGATAGCGAAGCGAGTGCAGCCGCCGGAGTTGTCCGAGCAGGAGCTCATCGACTGCGACAGCTACGACTCCGGCTGCAGCAGCGGCTTGCCGTGGAGCGCCATGAAATGGGTCAAAAAGCACGGGGGGATCGCCTTGGATTCACAGTACCCTTACAAGGAGAGGAAGGACGCTTGCCAAGAGAAGAAGCGcctgccacatgatgtcagcgtcAGGGACTTCGAGTTCGTCAAGAAGAGCGAGGAGGCGCTCATGACGGCCGTGGCCAGGCGGCCAGTCGCCGTGGGGTTCGACTCCCACGACGACTGCTTCCAACACTACACACACGGCGTGTACAACAGCATGTGCATCAAGAATGGGGAGCTCGTCGGCCCGGCGTGCTCCGGCGACAAGCTCAACCACGACATGGCCATCGTCGGGTACGTCGGCAAGGGGAATGACAAAGGCAAGTACTGGATCGCCAAGAACTCCTGGGGCAAGGGTTGGGGACAGCAAGGCTACGTCTGGCTCAAGAAGGATGTGGCTGACCCCGAAGGCTTATGCGGCATTGTTGCGACTCGCCCAAGTTACCCGATCGTGTGA